A genome region from Aliivibrio salmonicida LFI1238 includes the following:
- a CDS encoding DUF294 nucleotidyltransferase-like domain-containing protein — protein MPNNIDLTIAPFNKLNDRQKKTLINHLDIAYFRHGDTLLYQGQPSEHLFIIIKGIVEERSSSNGEIYAHYTNDDIFDVRSQLEQPVKHTYQAIEDTLCHLLPTAIFLTLYHENTEFAAYFNSSLATRKALMTQAHQQQNLAEFILTKIDNETIQPSLVVDWNTSLQQVTQLLKDKAVDALFVELNQYDTRHKSNTAHLPIGIITRTDLLHALMLEGYSPNHPVGPITTYPIVSIKKYDYLFNAMTLMTRHHVKRVAVIEENKLIGMLDMTQILSLFSTHYHVLTLRIARAQTIDELALAANSQAQLVETLLNNGIRTRFIMELISTINEQIIEKAFNLTVPKALHDHCCLIVMGSEGRGEQILKTDQDNALIIKEGLKWHQCHELMKKFTHTLLQLGYPLCKGNIMVSNAHWVKTEREWQHYITKLSTEYNGENMMHLAILSDAHAVAGNHQLLSPLKHLLTQKMQENELALSIFASPALQFIVPLTLFGKVKNKKEGIDIKQGGIFPIVHGIRTLSLEHGITDTNTFTRIELLCQQNILESTTAENLSEALKLFFKLRLRHQLEEVNPMPSNQIHIQRLDRSERDLLRHSLHIVKKFKEWLGYHYQIRD, from the coding sequence ATGCCAAACAATATTGATCTCACCATTGCACCCTTCAATAAATTAAACGACAGACAGAAAAAGACGTTAATTAATCATCTTGATATTGCGTATTTTCGGCATGGCGACACGTTACTTTATCAAGGTCAGCCTTCTGAACATCTTTTCATTATCATTAAGGGCATTGTTGAAGAACGATCCAGCAGTAATGGAGAAATTTACGCTCATTATACGAATGACGATATTTTTGACGTACGATCTCAACTCGAACAACCCGTAAAACATACTTATCAAGCCATTGAAGATACCTTGTGCCACCTGCTGCCTACCGCCATTTTCCTTACTCTTTATCATGAAAACACAGAGTTCGCCGCTTATTTCAATAGCAGTTTGGCCACACGAAAAGCGTTAATGACACAAGCTCATCAACAGCAAAACTTAGCGGAGTTTATTCTCACCAAAATAGATAACGAAACCATTCAACCCAGTTTAGTTGTTGATTGGAATACCTCATTACAACAAGTCACTCAATTATTAAAAGACAAGGCAGTGGATGCATTATTTGTTGAACTAAACCAATACGATACTCGCCATAAATCGAATACTGCGCATTTACCGATTGGGATAATTACTCGAACAGATTTACTGCACGCTCTTATGCTCGAAGGCTATTCTCCTAATCATCCGGTAGGTCCAATAACCACTTACCCGATAGTAAGTATCAAAAAATACGATTATTTGTTCAATGCCATGACACTAATGACCCGCCACCACGTGAAACGAGTGGCGGTTATTGAAGAAAATAAATTGATCGGTATGTTAGATATGACTCAAATATTGAGCTTATTTTCCACCCACTACCATGTACTCACATTGAGAATTGCTCGAGCACAAACCATTGATGAACTCGCTTTGGCGGCCAACAGCCAAGCACAGTTAGTTGAAACGCTTCTTAACAATGGAATTCGTACCCGTTTTATTATGGAATTGATTTCTACCATTAATGAACAAATTATAGAAAAAGCATTTAATCTCACCGTGCCTAAAGCTCTGCATGATCATTGCTGCTTGATCGTGATGGGATCAGAAGGAAGAGGCGAACAAATTCTTAAAACCGATCAAGACAATGCCTTAATCATTAAAGAAGGATTAAAGTGGCATCAATGCCATGAACTGATGAAGAAGTTCACTCACACCCTGCTGCAGCTAGGCTATCCATTATGCAAAGGGAATATCATGGTCAGCAATGCGCATTGGGTAAAAACTGAACGTGAATGGCAACATTACATCACCAAATTAAGCACCGAATATAACGGTGAAAACATGATGCACCTTGCTATTTTATCGGATGCTCATGCCGTTGCGGGAAATCACCAATTACTTTCTCCTCTAAAACATTTATTAACTCAGAAGATGCAAGAAAATGAGCTCGCACTCAGTATCTTTGCCAGCCCTGCATTGCAATTTATTGTGCCATTAACTCTATTCGGAAAAGTAAAAAACAAAAAAGAAGGCATTGATATTAAACAAGGTGGCATTTTCCCTATCGTTCACGGAATTCGAACTCTCAGCTTAGAACATGGTATTACCGACACAAACACATTTACTCGTATTGAACTTCTTTGCCAACAGAACATCCTTGAATCCACAACAGCAGAAAATTTGAGTGAAGCTCTAAAGCTATTTTTTAAATTACGCTTACGCCACCAGTTAGAAGAAGTAAACCCAATGCCCAGTAATCAAATTCACATTCAACGATTAGATAGAAGTGAACGTGATTTACTTCGCCACAGTTTACA